aagTGTCCCTGTGCATTGCCAAGCAGAGCAAATCTCCTGTGACTCCCAGGATAGCTGTGGCTTCCTACAGTAGGCTGCCAAAACCtgagttttctttccctggaaATATCCTTATTCTGGCTTTCTCCAACGTAGATAACCAGTTCAGGATGTCAATATTGGAGCGACTTGAGCAGATGGAGAGGAGAATGGCTGAAATGACAGGCTCCCAGCAGCACAAACAAGGAGTAGGAGGCGGGAGCAACGGGAACGGGAATGGAGGAACACAGGTGCAGGTACGAACCCTGCTGTGCCCAGACACGGCAGCTTTATGCTTTCTTAACagagtttggttttggtggggTTGGAAAGGGTTATAGTTTTTCATAAACAAGCCTAGTTTGTGGGAGTCTTTTAAGAGCCGTTGGCCTTCACTGGCATTTGTCAGTGTCTCAGTACTTCTAGAAGGGGAAGGCTGCCTGCTCGGGGCAGGTCGCAGCTCCCCTCAGCGGTTCATGTGGGATGTGTGTGGTGTTTCAGTGCGTTTCTGGGACTGGGACGCTGGGCAGCTGCTTCGAGAGCCGCGTGGTGGTGGTGTGCGAGAAGATGATGAGTCGTGCTTGCTGGGCAAAGTCCAAACACTTGATCCATTCAAAGACTTTCCGAGGAATGACCCTGCTTCATCTAGCTGCTGCCCAGGGCTATGCTACACTGATCCAGACCCTCATCAAATGGCGGTAAGACCCAGCCCGTTGGACTCTTGGGTGTCAATACAGGCATGGCAAAAGCATGGGTGAGCTCTGCTTGGTCCAGACTATTGGTTGTTCCTTACTGACAGCCAAGTCCTTGAGCTTGCTTCTGTCCCCTGGTCTGACAGGATCTGTCTTTTGAGAGAGCAAGTCCAGTCACTGGTTGTGTCATGCTCTTAAAGTCTTTGGTGAGGACCTATCTGTAGTAACTGTGTGCACCGTGGGCATATGTGTGGCCAGTTCTTCCTAGCGTAGTGCGTTGGGTAAAGCTGTGCGTTTGGGCAATGATCCTAACGTGGCTACAGAGCATCATTTGTTCTGTCATTTCCTTTGCAGCACCAAACATGCAGACAGCATTGATCTGGAGCTGGAAGTTGACCCTTTGAATGTGGATCATTTCTCCTGCACTCCTCTGGTAAGAGCAAAGGCTGAAACTTCTGAGAGAGTCCGAGGGCCCTCTGGAGTTCTTCCTGCTGTGTTGTTTTCCTAATGTGTTTCACACTGTGAAGAGTACATGTTTCTTGTGTGTCTTTGCTGTGCAAATGGAGAGACATGGCTGCAAATGGAGAGACATGGCACGATCAGCTCCCAGGCACTATGTTGAGAGACCACGCAAAATACCATGTCGTTGGCTAATTCAAGGAAAGGGAGCACACAGGGGattcttgtttgtgttttatcCAGAATCCAGTCTGCATTAAGTGCTGGGGAAAGGGCTTCATGTGCTTTCTTTCAAGTTATTCTCTTTGAATGATTGACTGTAGATTCGTCTTGGTCATTGGAATCATGAAACCGTGACTGAGGACTTAGACAAGCTAAAAGCCAAAGCAGGTGGAACCAGAAGTGCCAATTTACAACAGCAGAGTGTCGATTTTATTGTTCCCAACCTTTAGTCCTGTGTGTTTCTGATCTCACAGATTCCTTTGCGTATGAGGCTGTTCTGTCTCCACAGTGATGCTAGtgtcaaaaaacccaaaaaacaacctgcaaaaagcaacatttatcactaaataaaaaatcatcAAACTGTCAGCTTTGCTTGGCAGAGAGAGGTTTCAGTTCCTCTGTAATGGCCTTTTGTTGGGATAAGATGTTTATGAAAGCCAGCTGCTGGGGTTCAAGCATAATATTGTTTTGCttatcagtctttttttctgcgAGCTGGGGGCCAGACTCCACTGCGttaggaagaaaggaaggagaaggcaggTTGTCCAATTCATCCAATGTATTCTCTTTTTCAGATGTGGGCGTGCGCCCTGGGCCACATGGATGCAGCCGTTGTCCTGTACAAGTGGGACCGCCGAGCCATCTCTATTCCTGACTCCCTTGGGAGACTGCCACTGGCCATTGCCCGGTCTCGGGGCCACGTGAAGTTAGCTGAGTGCTTGGAGCAGCTGCAGCGAGACGAGCAAACTCAGCTTGGGCAAAACCCCAGGATTCAGTGCCCCTCGAGCACAGACTCCAACACAGAGAACTGGGTATCCCAGTGGCACAATGAGCTTATTGCCTCTCAGGAGCCTCAGAAGGGAGTCACTGTGATTTCCAGTACAAACACAGGTAAAACAGCTCTCAGGGGTTGCAGTGCTTTGCTGACATTTGGCATGTGAAAACCTGGGGTCAGGGAGCTCACTTGGGCAGCAGATGACACCTGTAGCCCTGCTGGCCATTTGTAATTCTTTTCTGTGGGCTCTTTGTCGTGTGCTCCATGCGTTTGCCTGAGTATCAGGCAGAGAAGTGAACGCCTGCTTCAGGAAGAGTGATTGAGGTAGTGTCCACCCTGGGTAATCTTCCCTTTGCACGTACTGTTGGGTGGACAAGAGCATCGCGCAACCTTCCGCCTGCAGCTCTGACAGAAGCTGTTGTAGTTCCTAAAGTGATCACAGGTTGCATGTTTCATTTTGACCATTGATCCATCTTTTTCCAGAGCTGAGACGACCAAGATCGGAACCTTCCAGTTACTACAGTAGTGAGACTCAGAAAGATTACCCTGCACCCAAAAAACATAAGCTGAGCCCTGAATATTTTCAAGCCCGGCAAGAGAAGCTGCTTTCCACTGCGCTGAGTCTGGAACAGCCGAGCATCAGGAAGCAGAACTCCAGCTCCAAGCAATCCGCCACTGAGACAATCAGCCCCAGTGAAGGAATAAGGGACTATGGTCGGGAGGTCTCCCAACATATCCCAGAAGTTACTGGGTACCGGGGCTCTGGCAGCCAAGCAGGCATCAAATGGAACCCAAAAGACATTTATATTGGTGTGTCTGCAGTGCAGGTGGCGGGGAGCCAGAAGGGAGCTGCAGTGGGGAAGGACACTGTCGCCCATCGGCTACGCCAGCGAGAGCAGATGAACGTGCTGATGATGGCTGACAGGGAGATGGTGGATGCAGAGCTCTTGTCCTACAGGGACAATGCAGGGGACGAGGACTGCTTACACCACATGGATGACTTGCAGGTAAACATACCCGTAGCACCATGATCAGCAGTCTCGGTGGCTGCATAGGGTCTATGAACTGTGCTTTGTGAAAGGAGGTGGTTGTGCAGTGCGTGTGTACTTTCTTCCagtttcaaagggaaaaaaaaccctttcagcCCAGACGCAAAGGCTAATGGGCAGCATTTAGGGTTATGTACTGGCATACACGCGTCAACGGTGTACGGAATgcacaaaattatttgcagttttgcaaggaaaaaggagaaattggAGCCTCTTAGTCACCTCAGTTTATGAGACTAAAGTGGCCtcacagtccttcaggaactggaaagCGGCACTCACAAGACAAGGTGACCTGAGAGAGGCAATGCTGTGGTTGTAGGCTAAGCCGCTGCATTTTAAAGGGCATGGAGGTAAGAGTGGAGAAAGGGAGACACAGAGGgtttgaggaaggaaaaatccCACCAGGTATggaatagagaaataaaaacacaacagaagcAGGACAGACAGATGAGGAGTAGTCATTGGGGGAAAGGTACCGGTCTTTTTTGGTCTTTTGAGCAGGAAGAGTCTGGGAGCACAGCCTACATGCACTGCCGTCTGCTGATGTAACGCAGATGAAGCAGGTCTTTGCAAAACAAGAGCTGTTCCCTGGATTAAAATTTCCTGTGAACCTTGGCAGGTGGGGGGGATGTAGTTCAGAAGGATTCTTGACAAAGCTGTGGTCTCAAGGGTTTTAACTCTGTTGATGTGGCTTTATTGTCCTGTCTTGCTTTACTGCACATCTCAGTGAAAGAGTGGCAagattgcttttcctttggaaacaaTACAGTAGTGGCAGCAGCGCGCAGCAAAGGTGCAATGATATAAGCCTTTCAGCAGATCTCTTGGGCCCCCTGTACAGTCCATGAAAAAGAGGTCTGGGGAATATGAAACCCGCAGTGCTTTGTCAGAAGAGACAGGAAAGCAAATGAGCTTTGTTCAATGAATTTCTCTTCAATGCTGAGGCAAACAGTAGACTCGTTTGGGGAAAATGGGGCAGTCTGTCTAAAGCTGGGCTGTACCATGCGAGCACAAGGCTCCTGCTACCCAGCAGCAAAAGTttgctttcctctcccccttcccaggTGAACATGATGACACTTGCAGAGCACATTATTGAAGCTACGCCTGACAGGATCAAGCGAGAGAATTTTGTGCCAATGGAGTCACCGCTGGTGGAGAGAACGGACAGTGCTGCCATGAGCACCACAATGAGCTGGCTGGCCAGTTACCTTGCTGATGTCGATCATCTGCCCAGTGCTGCACAGATAAGGTCAGTAGGAGCTGCACTGTTGCTCTGGGGCTTGGAGTGATCTGAATGCTGGGCGGCAGGCACTGACTCGTTAGCCTCTGGATGCTGTTCCTCAATGGGACTCGGTGCTGCCGGTGTTCCAAGCCCAGCCGCGCTCTTGCGGTCAAACAAATCGTGGCCTGCACAGCTACATAATAGTGGAAGAATGGGAGTGCACACAGCGAGAGGGGGAAAATGGCCATGAGGTCTGACTTGTGACTTCTTTTCCAGTGCGAAGTCTGTGCATTGTGGTACAGGCAGGCTTAGGAATGTGGGATGTTGcttggagaaagggagagagtgTGAGCTTCTGCCTTGAACTCAAGAAGTGTTGTAATCCTTATCTGTGATGCCAGACCAGGAGCTTTGTGAGCCAATAATTCCTCTTGTGATTGGTATTTCAGAAGTCTTTATAGTGAACCCCTGACGCCTTCTTCGAACACCAGCTTGAGCCCTGCAGGCTCCCCAGTCAGTGAAATAGCTTTTGAGAAACCCAGCCTTCCCTCAGCAGCAGACTGGTCTGAATTTCTGAGTGCATCCACCAGCGAGAAGGTAGAAAATGAGTTTGCACAGTTAACTCTGTCTGATCATGAACAGAGAGAACTCTATGAAGCTGCCAAACTCGTCCAGACAGTGTTCAGGAAATATAAGGTACGTGGCCAAAACAtccaatgtctttcttgttaGGCGAGAGAGATTATAAtttgttacaaaacaaaatatggcACTCTGGGACAGAAATACAGTTGCTGTCGTAACCTTTGCAATGCTCCTAGCGTTTGCTGGTCGATGTTAGCCAGCAACTGCCATATTGGAGAAAGCGTGCCACGCCATAGCGTGCCTTCTGTGCCAAACAGCACCCTGAAGCACATCCTCAGAATAGACCCCAGACGTTCGGAGTGGTTGCCTGCTTGGCATGAAGATCAATTTTAAGGATTTGTCGCTTATGTGAATTGACTGTAGAGATATATCCAGGAAACACCTAGACCTGAATAGGACCAAGTAGCGCTGAAAGGAGAGATTTAGAAGTAGGTGCCCTGCAAGATGCTGTGAACTACTTGACATCAAttgtccttctttttttttggtgtgctCCAAATACTtactccttctttctttctccacacAGGGTCGTCCTCTACGGGAACAGCaagaggtggctgctgctgttattCAGCGTTGCTACCGAAAATACAAACAGGTAATCAAGGAAGTGAAATTTTATTAAACACATGTAAATGCCCCTTGTAATGGGAATTGTCCCACCGTTCCTTTTGTATGCTTTTCAGCACGGAGTAGTGAATACCCTGGTCAGGCGAaattgaaaagggaaaaaaattaatgtccTGAATTCTAGTTTTGGAGGGAATCcttgaaaagattttgtttgtgGTGATACCCAAGTTTTTGTGATGAGACAGCGGGCAGGGATGTGTTCCATATTGGCTTAGTGCATGCTGTAGCCTGGTGAGACTGTTCTCTGACTAGTTGCTTGCCAAATTTCATTGTGAAATTGAAGTTGGTTTGTCTTTGATAAaggcaaagatgaaaaataggttgttttattttgcgCATACTAAACTTTTAAACTGTGGGAAGTCACGTGTTTTAGCTTGATGTGAGTTGTTCCAGGACTGAGACTGTTCTCCAGACTCGAGTTGGAGACACGCTTTGAGGCTGAGTTCTCAACCCCAGAAAAAGAAgatactttttcattttttgggttttggttgggttttatgtgggggctggagcccctgtcCCTCTTTTCGTTGTACCCTGCTAGACTCAAGCTGTGTGATGCCTGGCAGtgtgttatttaaaatgaaaggcaagATGCTTGTGCTCTTTTACAACcttcaaaaacatttatttgggAAGCCTTCCTAGTGTTAGGTGGCTGCATCATGATTCACATTCAACCCGTCACATGGCTGTCATTCTGGAGTGATGCTTCCTGTAATACGGAAGCTTAATTCCTTTCAAAAACTGCTTGACAAACTGCTTTGTCTTGGATCCTGGAATTGcttctttttgaaagaagatggtttgggtttttattttttcattctttatttgcAGAACTAACATTAactgtgtatttttctgtttctccctaAGCTTACTTGGATAGCCTTGAAGGTAATACAAATACAAACGCTATTTTGGAAACACTTCCCCGTGGGTCACCAACTTTCACATTCAATATAAACCAGGAGAACCTGGCAGTTAGAGAAATGCTTTAATAGTTTCCACTAATAAATATCTGTGGTTGAGAAATCGCAGACAGACCAGGCCTTATGGGAGATATGTAGAGGCTGCTGTGCCACAGCGTATTGACGtatccaaaacaaaaaaaaatgaagagagtctcctgcttctgcaggtgCTCGTAGAAACAGAGATGGGCAGAGGTCCCAATTTCCAGGGGACAGGCTTTCCTTTGTTGCTGCTGATCAGTTGTCATTTGGCGATCTTCGCCTTGGCATTCAGGGAGCACAGGAGAACATTTATCCCATGCGTGCAGCCAATGTCCTCTGTATTCTGCCTGCCTACCAAAGTATTCCGAGTGTTCGTCTCTGAAATACCTGTGCCCTGAATTcctaagaatcatagaaccacgTGTTGCTGCTCGTGCTGGAGGCACAACTGTTGATACCAGCCTTAAACTGCTCACGACCAGTAATTCTCTACTGTAAAGATGCGCTGTGCAATGTCTTGCTCTCATCAGATACCAGAGTCAGCTGAGTTTCCCTACCCGGGAGGCAGGGCATGCTCTTCCCAGAAAGAATGTGTGCCTTGGGGTCGTTTTCCATCCACAGCTTCCTCCTGCACCATGGTTTTGT
This genomic stretch from Cuculus canorus isolate bCucCan1 chromosome 21, bCucCan1.pri, whole genome shotgun sequence harbors:
- the CAMTA1 gene encoding calmodulin-binding transcription activator 1 isoform X7, producing MSILERLEQMERRMAEMTGSQQHKQGVGGGSNGNGNGGTQVQCVSGTGTLGSCFESRVVVVCEKMMSRACWAKSKHLIHSKTFRGMTLLHLAAAQGYATLIQTLIKWRTKHADSIDLELEVDPLNVDHFSCTPLMWACALGHMDAAVVLYKWDRRAISIPDSLGRLPLAIARSRGHVKLAECLEQLQRDEQTQLGQNPRIQCPSSTDSNTENWVSQWHNELIASQEPQKGVTVISSTNTELRRPRSEPSSYYSSETQKDYPAPKKHKLSPEYFQARQEKLLSTALSLEQPSIRKQNSSSKQSATETISPSEGIRDYGREVSQHIPEVTGYRGSGSQAGIKWNPKDIYIGVSAVQVAGSQKGAAVGKDTVAHRLRQREQMNVLMMADREMVDAELLSYRDNAGDEDCLHHMDDLQVNMMTLAEHIIEATPDRIKRENFVPMESPLVERTDSAAMSTTMSWLASYLADVDHLPSAAQIRSLYSEPLTPSSNTSLSPAGSPVSEIAFEKPSLPSAADWSEFLSASTSEKVENEFAQLTLSDHEQRELYEAAKLVQTVFRKYKGRPLREQQEVAAAVIQRCYRKYKQLTWIALKYALYKKMTQAAILIQSKFRSYYEQKKFQQSRRAAMLIQQYYRSYKECGKRRQNRRAATIVQQKLRSSLLTKKQDQAARKIMRFLRRCRHSPLVDHRLYKRSERIEKGQGT